The following coding sequences lie in one Candidatus Eremiobacterota bacterium genomic window:
- a CDS encoding DUF3553 domain-containing protein: protein MLLETEILNDAQSAAVRQSDGPVLIFAGAGSGKTRVLTHRIAYLLGELRVAPERILAVTFTNKAAGEMKSRLHAMVGPVARDLWVGTFHSMCVRILRRDGSRIGIGRSFAVIDDADQRQLVKEILDDLDIDERHLSASACLAEIDKAKNALIWPEQYAQGQTSFVGERIANVYAEYQRRLGESNSLDFDDLIVRTIDLLERDQETREKYQHRFEYVLVDEYQDVNTAQYRLIALLAGYHGNVTVVGDDDQSIYSWRGSDYRMILRFEEDFPGAKIFKLEENYRSTQRILDAANNLVSNNRTRAPKRLFTSRGEGEPITLYPAATERDEARYIVEKIRSMVRDGAAYRDFVVLYRTNAQSRVFEEALLAEGIPYRVVGGVGFYARTEIKDVVAYLRYIVNSSDALAFKRIVNVPRRGIGQQTLAALVHAANAGRVSVGEAIFNSDLLRAAVPKKLKELERFAELIAELRAFTQTAGVADLLVAVMERSGYVRELQSEDTHEARGRLENLSELVGVAREYESNDDDPSLAGFLANIALVSDLDSLEEDASYVTLMTLHSAKGLEFSSVFLTGLEEGVFPHSRTLTEPAELEEERRLAYVGITRAIDRLFLTYAARRALFGNTYAYPKSRFLEEIPALDVLESGSVPLARPAGGRWREVAIHESAGAGVHLGLKDGDRVRHPKWGEGRIENIVGAGGDGLVTIDFPNVGQKMLMLKYAPLEKI, encoded by the coding sequence AACGACGCGCAATCAGCCGCCGTTCGGCAGAGCGATGGCCCTGTTCTGATCTTTGCCGGTGCCGGGAGCGGCAAGACGCGCGTTCTGACGCATCGCATCGCTTATTTGTTAGGCGAGCTTCGCGTTGCACCGGAGCGCATTCTTGCGGTGACTTTCACGAACAAAGCCGCCGGCGAAATGAAATCGCGTTTGCACGCGATGGTCGGGCCCGTCGCGCGCGACCTTTGGGTCGGCACGTTTCATTCAATGTGCGTGCGAATCTTGCGTCGCGACGGTTCGCGCATCGGTATTGGCCGCAGCTTCGCCGTCATCGATGATGCCGATCAGCGCCAGCTTGTAAAAGAGATTCTCGACGATCTCGACATCGACGAGCGCCATCTCTCGGCCAGCGCGTGCCTTGCCGAGATCGACAAGGCCAAGAACGCGCTCATTTGGCCAGAGCAGTACGCGCAAGGTCAAACCTCTTTTGTCGGCGAGCGTATCGCCAATGTGTACGCCGAGTATCAGCGCCGGTTGGGCGAGTCGAACTCGCTCGATTTCGACGACCTCATCGTGCGCACAATCGACTTACTGGAGCGCGATCAGGAAACTCGGGAAAAATACCAGCATCGGTTCGAATACGTTTTGGTTGACGAATATCAAGACGTCAATACTGCGCAGTACCGGCTGATCGCTCTACTCGCAGGCTACCACGGAAACGTTACGGTGGTGGGCGACGACGATCAATCCATCTACTCTTGGCGTGGCAGCGACTACCGTATGATATTGCGCTTTGAAGAGGACTTTCCGGGCGCAAAAATCTTCAAGCTCGAAGAGAACTATCGAAGCACGCAGCGGATTCTCGATGCCGCCAACAACCTTGTCTCTAACAATCGAACGCGCGCCCCCAAACGGCTTTTTACGTCTCGCGGCGAGGGCGAACCGATCACCCTGTATCCGGCCGCCACCGAACGCGACGAAGCCCGCTACATCGTCGAAAAAATCAGAAGCATGGTTCGCGACGGCGCCGCGTACCGCGACTTCGTCGTGCTCTACCGCACCAACGCACAATCGCGCGTCTTCGAGGAAGCACTCCTCGCCGAAGGTATTCCGTATCGCGTCGTTGGCGGCGTCGGCTTTTACGCGCGCACCGAGATCAAAGACGTCGTCGCTTACCTGCGGTACATCGTCAACTCTTCCGATGCGCTCGCTTTTAAGCGCATCGTCAACGTGCCCCGTCGCGGCATCGGCCAGCAGACGCTTGCGGCGTTGGTGCACGCAGCCAATGCCGGACGCGTATCGGTGGGCGAGGCGATCTTCAACAGCGATCTGCTCCGCGCCGCCGTGCCAAAGAAGCTCAAGGAGCTCGAGCGCTTCGCCGAATTGATTGCGGAGCTGCGCGCGTTTACGCAAACCGCGGGAGTGGCGGATCTACTCGTTGCGGTAATGGAGCGGTCGGGTTACGTCCGCGAGCTGCAAAGCGAGGATACGCATGAGGCGCGTGGCCGTTTGGAAAATCTCTCGGAGCTCGTCGGCGTGGCCCGCGAATATGAATCGAACGACGACGATCCGTCGCTGGCGGGTTTCTTAGCCAACATCGCGCTCGTCAGCGATCTCGATTCGCTCGAGGAAGATGCGTCGTACGTCACGCTCATGACGCTCCACAGCGCCAAGGGGTTGGAATTCTCGAGCGTCTTTTTGACCGGCCTGGAAGAAGGCGTCTTTCCCCATAGCCGCACGCTCACCGAGCCGGCCGAGCTCGAAGAAGAACGGCGTCTCGCCTATGTTGGAATCACGCGGGCCATCGATCGGCTCTTCCTAACCTATGCGGCGCGACGCGCGCTCTTTGGCAATACCTACGCCTATCCGAAATCACGCTTTCTCGAAGAAATTCCGGCGCTCGACGTTTTGGAGAGCGGTAGCGTGCCGCTGGCACGTCCGGCCGGCGGCCGGTGGCGCGAGGTCGCGATACACGAATCGGCCGGCGCCGGCGTGCACCTCGGCCTCAAAGACGGCGATCGAGTTCGTCATCCGAAGTGGGGCGAAGGACGAATCGAAAATATCGTCGGCGCCGGCGGCGACGGCTTGGTTACGATCGATTTCCCCAATGTCGGGCAGAAGATGCTCATGCTCAAGTACGCGCCGCTCGAAAAAATCTAA